The stretch of DNA CCCGAGCAGACCTGATCAAGCAGCTCGAAGGCAAATCCGTCGATGATGAGGACCTGTCGGGCTACCTGATGTATCCCAAGGTCTTCCTCGATTACATGGGCCGTCACCGCACCTATGGACCCGTCCGGGCGTTGCCGACACAGACGTTCTTCTACGGCATGAAACCGGGCGAAGAGATCACCGCCGAAATCGACCCGGGTAAGACACTGGAAATTCGCCTGCAAGCGGTGGGCGAGACCAATGAGGACGGCGAAGTGCGCGTGTTCTTCGAGTTGAACGGCCAACCGCGCACCATCCGCGTGCCCAACCGTCTGGTCAAATCGCAGACCGTGTCCCGCCCCAAGGCCGAAGACGGCAATGCAGGCCACGTGGGGGCGCCCATGCCGGGCGTCGTCGCCAGCGTCGGCGTGACGGCGGGCCAAGAGGTGTGCGAAGGCGACCTGCTCCTGACGATCGAAGCAATGAAGATGGAGACGGGCATCCACGCCGAACGCGACGCGGTGGTCAAGGCGGTGCACGTGGCCGCAGGCGGCCAGATCGACGCCAAGGACCTGCTGGTCGAATTGGAGTGACCCCGCCGCATGGCGCATGGGGGCCGACGGGCACGCCCGTCCCCCTGCACGGCGGGCACCGCAACACGGTCCTGCGCGTGACCGATCACGTCCTCAAGACCATACGCCGGTCCGAGGCGACGACCGCGTGGCACTCGACCTCGAGACACCAGCCGAACACCACGCCGCAGCAGCCTGGGAAATCGCCTGCTCGTGGCAGATCGAACCCGATCATGTCCGCTCCTTCGTCAAACCGTTTCTTGCAAAACACATGCGCGCCAAAAAAACGCGCGCACCCCTCTTGTTGAACAGCACGGTTCCGCGCAAGAAACGCGCCATGCTTAGCAAAACCCTTGGTGCCAGCCGATTCCTCATCGTCCTTGCCGTCCTCGGCTCTCTTCTCGCCGCAACCACGCTGCTGGTCTACGGCCTGCTTGAAAGCGCACAGCTCGTTTGGGTCACCATCGAGACCGGCGAGGTGTCGCGCAAAGGGGCCAAGGCGCTGGCGCTCGAATTCATCGAGATCATCGACCTGTTCCTGCTGGGCACCGTCTTCTACATCATTGCGCTGGGGCTTTATGAGCTGTTCATCAGCTCCGACATCAATGTGCCCGGATGGCTAACGATCAAGACACTGGACGACCTCAAGAACAAACTGATCGCGGTGGTCATCGTGGTTCTGGGCGTGCTGTTTCTGGGCCAAGTTGTCGGCTGGAATGGCGAGACGGACCTGTTGGGCTATGGTGTCGCCTGTGCGCTGGTCATTGCAGCACTCACATATTTCCTATCGACCAAGACCGGGTCAAAGTGACCACGCGGCTCGGCTCCCTGTCGCTGATCGTGCCGGAGTATGACAGCGCCATCGCGTTTTATTGCGGCCAGATGGGGTTCGAACTGGTCGCTGATATTGATCAGGGCCGCAAGCGGTGGGTCGAGGTGCGCCCGCCTGCTGGTGGACCGACCCTTGTGCTGGCACGGGCGGACAATGCCACCCAGGCAGAGGCCATTGGCCAACAGGGTGCGGGCCGTGTGTGGCTGTTCCTGCACACCGATGACTTCGCCCAGGACCATGCGCGGCTCAGTGCAGCAGAGGGCGTCACATTCGAAGAGGAACCACGCGTCGAACCCT from Tateyamaria omphalii encodes:
- a CDS encoding YqhA family protein codes for the protein MALDLETPAEHHAAAAWEIACSWQIEPDHVRSFVKPFLAKHMRAKKTRAPLLLNSTVPRKKRAMLSKTLGASRFLIVLAVLGSLLAATTLLVYGLLESAQLVWVTIETGEVSRKGAKALALEFIEIIDLFLLGTVFYIIALGLYELFISSDINVPGWLTIKTLDDLKNKLIAVVIVVLGVLFLGQVVGWNGETDLLGYGVACALVIAALTYFLSTKTGSK
- a CDS encoding VOC family protein — encoded protein: MTTRLGSLSLIVPEYDSAIAFYCGQMGFELVADIDQGRKRWVEVRPPAGGPTLVLARADNATQAEAIGQQGAGRVWLFLHTDDFAQDHARLSAAEGVTFEEEPRVEPYGTVAVFRDLFGNRWDLIQKT